From a region of the Teredinibacter turnerae genome:
- the trxA gene encoding thioredoxin — MNEFVVEVTTENAQAVLIEESFKRPVLIDFWAEWCEPCKTLMPMLEKIATEYQGDLLLAKVNADDQQMIAAQFGVRSLPTVMVMKDGQPVDGFAGAQPEVQVREMLAKYLPKPWEKTLAQAAELIGEADWAGAYTLLKEAYAESNGQPSIAIAMAECQIELKRLDDAEALLATIKMVDQDAEYHNAMAKLELARTAGKAPELQALESKYQNNPDDLETAYLLAVQYSQEGFHKESLELLYSLLKQDLNAKDGEVKKIFGDVLAVLGKGDPLAVEYQRKMYTLLY, encoded by the coding sequence GTGAACGAGTTTGTAGTTGAGGTAACCACGGAAAACGCACAAGCGGTGTTGATTGAGGAGTCATTTAAACGGCCCGTGTTAATTGACTTCTGGGCTGAATGGTGTGAGCCCTGCAAAACCCTCATGCCGATGCTGGAAAAAATCGCCACGGAATATCAGGGAGATCTGCTGCTGGCGAAGGTCAATGCGGACGATCAACAGATGATTGCGGCACAATTTGGGGTGCGCTCCCTTCCCACCGTGATGGTGATGAAAGATGGCCAGCCTGTTGATGGCTTTGCTGGCGCGCAGCCCGAGGTTCAAGTCCGTGAGATGCTGGCTAAGTACTTGCCGAAACCCTGGGAAAAAACGCTCGCACAGGCGGCGGAACTGATAGGGGAGGCCGATTGGGCGGGCGCTTATACGTTGTTAAAAGAGGCCTACGCTGAGTCAAACGGGCAACCCAGTATCGCAATTGCGATGGCCGAGTGCCAGATAGAGCTCAAGCGGCTCGATGATGCTGAAGCGCTTCTTGCGACTATCAAAATGGTGGATCAGGACGCTGAATACCACAACGCCATGGCCAAGCTAGAGCTTGCGCGCACAGCGGGGAAAGCGCCGGAACTGCAAGCGCTCGAAAGTAAGTACCAAAACAATCCAGATGACCTGGAGACGGCCTACTTACTCGCCGTTCAGTACAGCCAGGAGGGCTTCCACAAAGAGTCTCTCGAACTGTTGTACAGCCTGCTGAAGCAGGATTTAAACGCGAAAGATGGCGAGGTGAAAAAGATTTTTGGTGATGTGCTTGCGGTTCTGGGTAAAGGTGATCCGCTGGCTGTTGAATATCAGCGTAAGATGTACACTCTGCTGTATTAA
- a CDS encoding phosphoserine transaminase — MQPQVKPQNPNFSSGPCSKRPGYDASKLALETLGRSHRSSLGKKVLAEVCEETAKVLGLPEGYRVGVVPGSDTGAVEMAMWSMLGARGVDVLAWESFGSGWVTDITKQLKLQDVIIREAEYGELPNLEEVNFDNDVVFTYNGTTSGVKVPNGDWIPADRNGLTICDATSAVFAMEMPWEKLDVVTYSWQKVLGGEGAHGMLILSPRAVERLETYTPPWPMPKLFRMTKGGKLIEGIFRGETINTPSMLCVADYLDALNWVKSLGGVEASIAKSKNNLAVIERFVEQNDWIEFLAQDPALRSNTSVCLTLKATPDQVKAIVKLLDKEGIAYDIGAYRDAPAGLRLWAGATVEAADLEALMPWIGWAYQEVTQG, encoded by the coding sequence ATGCAACCGCAAGTTAAACCGCAAAACCCGAACTTTTCATCCGGCCCTTGCAGCAAGCGACCTGGTTATGATGCATCCAAGTTAGCGCTGGAAACGTTGGGTCGTTCGCACCGCTCGTCGCTAGGCAAAAAGGTTCTAGCCGAAGTGTGTGAAGAAACGGCGAAGGTTCTGGGCTTGCCTGAGGGGTATCGCGTAGGCGTGGTCCCCGGCTCGGATACCGGTGCTGTGGAAATGGCCATGTGGTCAATGCTGGGCGCCCGCGGTGTCGATGTACTTGCGTGGGAATCGTTTGGTTCTGGCTGGGTAACGGATATTACCAAGCAACTTAAGCTGCAAGACGTGATTATCCGCGAAGCGGAGTATGGCGAACTGCCGAACCTGGAGGAGGTTAATTTCGACAACGATGTGGTATTTACCTATAACGGCACCACGTCTGGCGTGAAAGTACCCAATGGTGATTGGATTCCCGCGGATCGCAACGGCTTAACAATCTGCGACGCCACCTCGGCAGTCTTTGCGATGGAAATGCCTTGGGAAAAACTGGATGTTGTTACCTACAGCTGGCAAAAAGTCCTCGGTGGCGAGGGCGCGCATGGCATGTTAATTCTAAGTCCCAGAGCCGTAGAACGCCTGGAAACCTACACTCCGCCCTGGCCTATGCCCAAGTTGTTCCGCATGACCAAAGGCGGCAAGCTGATTGAAGGAATTTTTCGCGGCGAAACTATTAACACACCATCCATGTTGTGTGTGGCGGATTATCTGGATGCGTTGAACTGGGTGAAAAGCCTGGGTGGTGTGGAAGCCTCCATTGCGAAGTCCAAAAATAATTTGGCTGTTATCGAGCGCTTTGTGGAGCAAAACGACTGGATTGAATTTTTGGCACAAGACCCGGCGCTACGTTCCAATACCAGTGTTTGCCTGACCTTAAAAGCAACGCCAGACCAGGTGAAAGCCATCGTCAAACTGTTGGACAAAGAAGGTATTGCCTACGATATCGGCGCTTATAGAGATGCCCCCGCCGGCCTGCGACTCTGGGCTGGTGCTACTGTTGAGGCGGCCGACTTAGAAGCACTGATGCCATGGATCGGTTGGGCCTATCAGGAAGTGACTCAGGGCTAA
- a CDS encoding phosphoglycerate dehydrogenase — MYQVRTYNKISDKGLSLFPADRYSVAEDVSSPEAILLRSHKLHGETLPESVIAVARAGAGTNNVPVDEYTKSGVVVFNTPGANANAVKELVLAGMLLSSRGILQGRDYVATLGDMTDKAEMSKLLEAEKKRFAGSELAGKKLGIVGLGAIGSMVANAALALGMDVYGFDPALSVEAAWRLPSDVHRMESLQALLSEIDYLTLHVPAIDATKNMINRDTLGFMKPGAAIMNFARDAIVDSEAVVEALDAGKLRNYVCDFPEPCLIGHAKVIAVPHIGASTAEAEENCAVMAVNQLRDYLENGNIKNSVNFPETSMGGLVSGCRITFTNQNVSGVLGNVLSVFAENNVNVIDMMNKSRNDVAYNILDIDTCPSDAVLAALKSVEHVISLRVITRN; from the coding sequence ATGTATCAAGTGAGAACCTACAACAAAATTTCTGACAAAGGTTTGTCTTTGTTTCCAGCGGATCGCTATTCGGTTGCTGAGGACGTGTCTTCACCAGAGGCTATTTTGCTGCGTAGTCACAAGCTGCATGGTGAAACACTGCCCGAGAGCGTGATTGCAGTCGCCCGAGCGGGTGCAGGCACCAACAATGTACCTGTTGACGAGTACACCAAGTCTGGCGTGGTGGTTTTTAATACTCCGGGTGCCAATGCGAATGCCGTGAAAGAACTCGTATTAGCCGGCATGCTGTTGAGTTCGCGTGGTATTTTGCAGGGGCGTGACTATGTTGCCACCTTGGGGGATATGACCGACAAGGCCGAGATGTCCAAACTGCTGGAAGCGGAGAAGAAGCGGTTCGCGGGGAGCGAGCTGGCCGGTAAGAAATTGGGTATTGTCGGGTTGGGGGCGATTGGTTCTATGGTTGCCAATGCCGCCTTGGCACTTGGTATGGATGTCTACGGGTTTGACCCCGCTCTGTCAGTTGAAGCGGCCTGGCGCCTGCCCAGTGATGTGCATCGTATGGAAAGTCTGCAGGCGCTATTGAGCGAGATCGACTACCTCACCTTGCACGTGCCAGCGATCGATGCGACCAAAAACATGATTAATCGCGATACCCTTGGCTTTATGAAGCCGGGTGCTGCAATAATGAATTTTGCGCGCGATGCGATCGTCGATTCGGAGGCAGTTGTGGAAGCACTCGACGCCGGTAAGCTGCGCAACTATGTGTGCGATTTCCCCGAACCGTGTCTGATCGGGCATGCAAAAGTTATCGCCGTGCCGCATATTGGCGCGAGTACCGCTGAGGCAGAGGAAAATTGTGCTGTGATGGCGGTTAACCAGCTGCGGGACTATCTCGAAAATGGGAATATTAAAAACTCGGTGAACTTTCCAGAAACCAGTATGGGTGGCCTGGTGAGTGGTTGCCGTATCACGTTCACCAACCAGAATGTGTCTGGTGTGCTGGGTAACGTATTGTCTGTATTCGCTGAAAATAACGTTAACGTGATCGATATGATGAATAAAAGCCGCAATGATGTGGCTTACAATATTCTCGATATTGACACATGCCCAAGCGATGCGGTTTTAGCAGCGTTAAAAAGCGTCGAGCATGTTATTTCTCTGCGTGTGATCACACGCAACTAG
- a CDS encoding sensor domain-containing diguanylate cyclase, whose product MTPDPNSTFTTKFSDPTAIAPQPLPDHEETRLKPFRSLQAGAVGFAVLWVIAGLSASHSLLTGNLDEELAQAQTKVDLEAQFISQIVAKEINTAEHLASALSHEERILTSTEEINGSLQLDKVPADEKTAHLTTIPEVNGLNNMLTGIAQDLDLMAVFVLNNQGTCIATNYLPNGVSTLGCLGQNYASRHYFQRAKEYGRGMQFAVGRAVKQPSLFFAAAFYADNHVSGVVVTRLDALHLTESLRNLATITWVSDSAGMVISSSRPVQLFNFMRWENRKPPETWVLNNVYAQETLTDLPLARSKHLPPELNIWQLDNQNIVLANVPIENRQIRVWHALPVDDLMHNQKRYWAFALTVILLGLMLILFGERMIDFHQRRVAGVAALSRLNRSLEEASRKLFTIATTDHLTQLATRGYFFQRLDEEINRAQNDQSPLALLELDIDNFKNINDSFGHPAGDAVIQHMAAICRECVRSNDIIGRIGGEEFAIGLPNCTKSAALEIANKLRKRCADDALTYGNKTIRFTCSVGVTLLSGGDNIQDLLSVVDKALYAAKKAGRNRVHILE is encoded by the coding sequence ATGACCCCAGACCCCAATTCAACTTTCACCACCAAATTCAGCGACCCGACCGCCATCGCGCCGCAGCCGCTACCTGACCATGAAGAAACCCGACTTAAGCCGTTCCGTTCACTACAGGCTGGAGCGGTCGGGTTTGCAGTGCTTTGGGTGATCGCAGGGCTGAGTGCGAGCCACTCCCTGTTAACGGGGAACCTCGATGAGGAGCTGGCGCAAGCACAAACCAAAGTTGATCTGGAAGCACAATTTATTTCGCAAATCGTCGCCAAGGAAATTAACACTGCGGAGCACCTCGCGTCTGCACTGTCCCACGAGGAGCGCATATTAACCAGCACTGAAGAAATAAACGGCAGCCTGCAGTTGGATAAAGTGCCAGCCGACGAAAAAACTGCACACCTAACCACCATCCCCGAAGTTAATGGCCTAAACAATATGCTGACGGGGATCGCCCAGGATCTCGACCTGATGGCAGTATTTGTGCTCAACAACCAGGGCACCTGTATCGCCACCAACTATTTGCCCAATGGCGTCAGCACCCTGGGGTGCCTCGGCCAGAACTACGCTTCCCGACATTATTTCCAGCGCGCAAAAGAGTATGGCCGGGGAATGCAATTTGCCGTCGGACGCGCGGTCAAACAACCGTCGCTGTTTTTCGCCGCCGCCTTCTACGCCGATAATCACGTTTCCGGTGTCGTGGTGACCCGGCTTGATGCTCTTCACCTCACGGAAAGCCTGCGCAACCTGGCTACAATCACCTGGGTTTCCGACAGCGCCGGCATGGTGATAAGCAGCAGCCGCCCCGTACAGCTATTTAATTTCATGCGCTGGGAAAACCGAAAGCCACCTGAGACATGGGTACTCAATAACGTCTACGCCCAGGAAACCCTGACCGACTTGCCCCTCGCTCGCAGCAAGCACCTGCCGCCCGAACTCAACATCTGGCAGCTCGACAACCAGAATATTGTGCTGGCTAATGTACCTATCGAAAACCGGCAAATTCGAGTTTGGCACGCACTGCCCGTCGACGACCTGATGCACAACCAGAAGCGGTACTGGGCATTTGCCTTAACGGTAATATTGTTGGGGCTAATGCTGATTCTTTTTGGCGAGCGCATGATCGATTTTCATCAGCGGCGCGTCGCAGGAGTGGCGGCGTTGTCTCGCTTGAACAGATCGTTAGAGGAAGCGTCGCGCAAACTTTTTACTATTGCCACCACCGACCACCTGACCCAACTCGCCACGCGCGGCTATTTTTTTCAGCGCCTGGATGAAGAGATTAATCGAGCCCAGAATGATCAGTCGCCGCTGGCACTTTTGGAGCTGGATATCGACAACTTCAAAAATATCAACGACTCATTTGGCCACCCCGCTGGCGATGCGGTCATACAACATATGGCGGCGATATGCCGGGAGTGCGTGCGCAGCAACGATATTATCGGTCGAATCGGCGGTGAAGAGTTTGCCATCGGCTTACCCAATTGCACTAAATCCGCTGCGCTTGAAATAGCCAACAAGCTGCGCAAACGCTGCGCGGACGATGCCCTCACCTATGGCAACAAAACCATACGCTTTACTTGCTCAGTAGGGGTAACACTGTTAAGTGGTGGCGACAATATTCAGGATCTATTAAGCGTGGTAGACAAAGCGCTCTACGCCGCTAAAAAAGCGGGACGCAATCGCGTGCATATTCTCGAGTAA
- a CDS encoding calcineurin-like phosphoesterase C-terminal domain-containing protein has protein sequence MKLRNYFRNYFRNYFRKYVVLIGFSLTSVCVAENSGSWMQRSEAKLYRATIDVREAEDGPATRPYVEGYVFVDKNENGRKDKGERGLPGVSVSNGYEVVSTDKKGRYQLPAAAGGLSDFTVFITQPAGYRVPVNEHNVPQFFYHHRPQGSPQLRFGGLAPTGLQPVEINFPLQKTRRLSAFKIAVSGDPQPYSNNEVGYVRDALANELAQRDDLEFVLIEGDVMGDDLGLFPRFKRLMSMAGIPQYFVAGNHDLDLDATDDSHSFDTFKREWGPTYYSFDYGDVHFVVLDNVRYPCTPQDNADGRRPECDKPQSKPTYNGIIDAAQMQWLANDLERVEPDTLIVLNMHIPLVSFNVMESPVHQTDNAKALFDLIGNRPAVGLSGHTHTLENFVAGERYAGWMDAVGVAAPPFPLIVTGATSGSWWSGDFDEYNLPMSIQRLGAPRGYLIFEFHGNQFKSKFKAANKPADEQMSVDFLSPSFMHWYNTLKSWAEASPQSRTAVPPVNINDLPDTRILTHSDLEKGSSLTVNVWNGSKESQVWVQIDDREPVPARRTQAGEGEGRLVTLDPAALKKQMYVFRYAAKSTSGSERSQSFELYNGERAGIADPRPEPGWMWAQSSTHLWSLPLPKDLADGAHLARITTRDTYGNVYTTTVTFEVADVRPPAYFRSELF, from the coding sequence ATGAAACTTCGCAACTACTTTCGGAATTACTTTCGCAACTACTTTCGCAAGTACGTTGTACTCATCGGATTTTCACTAACCTCAGTGTGCGTCGCTGAAAATTCCGGGAGCTGGATGCAGCGGTCTGAAGCAAAGCTCTACCGCGCCACCATTGATGTACGCGAGGCGGAAGACGGCCCTGCTACGCGACCGTATGTGGAGGGCTACGTCTTCGTGGATAAAAACGAAAATGGTCGCAAGGATAAGGGCGAGCGCGGTCTGCCCGGAGTGAGTGTGTCCAACGGCTATGAGGTTGTGAGTACTGATAAAAAAGGGCGGTATCAACTGCCCGCCGCTGCAGGAGGTCTCAGCGATTTTACCGTGTTTATCACACAGCCTGCCGGCTATCGCGTGCCAGTGAATGAACATAACGTCCCGCAGTTTTTTTATCACCATCGCCCCCAGGGTTCACCGCAGCTGCGCTTCGGCGGCTTGGCGCCGACCGGTTTGCAACCGGTGGAAATCAATTTTCCGCTCCAGAAAACCCGCCGTCTGTCTGCCTTCAAGATTGCCGTATCCGGTGACCCACAGCCATACTCTAACAATGAAGTCGGTTATGTGCGGGATGCACTCGCTAACGAACTGGCCCAGAGAGATGACCTGGAGTTCGTGTTGATTGAAGGCGATGTCATGGGTGATGACCTCGGGTTATTTCCGCGCTTCAAGCGGCTGATGAGCATGGCCGGAATACCCCAGTATTTTGTGGCGGGAAATCACGATCTGGATCTGGATGCGACCGACGATTCACACTCATTCGATACCTTCAAGCGCGAGTGGGGGCCGACTTACTATTCATTCGATTACGGTGATGTTCATTTTGTGGTGCTCGATAACGTGCGCTACCCCTGCACACCACAGGACAATGCGGATGGTCGTCGACCTGAATGCGACAAGCCCCAATCCAAACCGACCTACAATGGCATTATTGATGCCGCACAAATGCAATGGCTCGCAAACGATCTCGAGCGGGTCGAGCCGGATACTCTGATAGTGCTGAACATGCACATTCCGCTCGTGTCGTTTAATGTGATGGAGTCTCCTGTTCACCAAACCGACAATGCGAAGGCGTTATTTGATTTAATTGGAAATCGGCCCGCGGTCGGTTTAAGCGGCCATACTCACACCCTGGAAAACTTCGTAGCGGGTGAGCGCTACGCCGGCTGGATGGATGCCGTGGGTGTCGCCGCTCCACCATTCCCTCTCATTGTCACTGGCGCCACTTCCGGGTCCTGGTGGTCTGGTGATTTCGATGAGTACAACCTGCCGATGAGTATTCAGCGATTGGGCGCACCGCGCGGGTACTTAATATTCGAGTTTCACGGCAACCAGTTCAAATCGAAATTCAAGGCCGCCAACAAGCCCGCTGATGAGCAGATGTCGGTGGACTTTTTATCACCTTCGTTCATGCACTGGTACAACACACTTAAAAGTTGGGCCGAGGCGTCACCTCAAAGTCGCACGGCTGTGCCTCCGGTGAATATCAACGATTTACCTGATACCCGTATCCTCACGCACAGCGATCTCGAGAAGGGCAGCTCCCTCACCGTCAACGTGTGGAACGGCTCCAAGGAATCACAAGTCTGGGTCCAGATCGATGACCGGGAACCGGTGCCGGCGCGGCGAACTCAGGCAGGGGAGGGCGAAGGGCGGTTGGTCACTCTGGACCCTGCCGCACTGAAAAAGCAAATGTATGTTTTTCGCTACGCTGCGAAGAGCACGTCAGGCAGCGAGCGCTCGCAGAGCTTTGAGTTGTATAACGGCGAGCGTGCAGGTATCGCCGATCCTCGCCCTGAGCCTGGCTGGATGTGGGCCCAGTCATCTACGCATCTTTGGTCCCTACCACTGCCGAAAGACCTAGCCGACGGTGCCCACCTTGCGCGCATCACCACGCGTGATACCTACGGCAACGTGTACACCACAACAGTCACCTTTGAAGTGGCAGACGTTCGCCCGCCAGCGTACTTTCGGTCGGAGTTGTTCTAG
- a CDS encoding methyl-accepting chemotaxis protein, with protein MLGLSYFRVTHKLLVLTLLPIVILGGISFTAMRDAERDLTHSEAVVAEHFMQLNAISAIDRSLSENVLDTAHKTRAGMMLWSESRSALNQAKGVISQNWAALPNAPELAAELAPNAQQKLALQHILDRLDKLVKQESGYEMGNFVDLELYAEIDPVLAWLRSLNGHLSTATIADFQTKHERSRRHHQTLNLILTSAILVILLISAAVLNSVRTPVAIAREAMRRVSDEADLSVRMQVANHDEFADIAMDFNTMMTTTATLINKAKGVASTLTTTANELKTTSEQALEKSHYTRNELTLAASTAQEMSESVNSIEHFCRSAAESSQQANAHAAKNVEVMKASTAQITTLSNDINHSVEYIESLLEHNKQIGGMVLVIKAVAEQTNLLALNAAIEAARAGEQGRGFAVVADEVRALAKRTQESTVSIEEIISQIQGTTDDIANRIHTNAAFATQCAETIAASERELSEVMSSIADVLQQNEGIAQNVTEQAARTERVAQSLRLVAEFAEQSTTSFDNTAQLTNSVFDMAAELQTEISHFQ; from the coding sequence ATGCTGGGATTGAGTTACTTTCGTGTAACACACAAACTGCTGGTTCTCACACTGCTGCCAATTGTTATTCTGGGCGGAATCTCCTTCACCGCTATGCGCGACGCCGAGCGGGACCTGACCCACTCCGAAGCTGTCGTTGCCGAGCATTTCATGCAACTGAATGCGATTAGCGCAATCGACCGCAGCTTATCGGAGAACGTCCTCGATACAGCCCATAAAACGCGGGCGGGGATGATGCTTTGGAGCGAGAGCCGCAGCGCGCTCAACCAGGCCAAGGGCGTTATCTCTCAAAATTGGGCGGCATTGCCTAACGCCCCCGAGCTGGCGGCAGAACTCGCGCCGAACGCCCAGCAGAAACTGGCTTTGCAACACATTTTGGACCGTTTGGATAAACTGGTAAAACAGGAATCCGGTTACGAGATGGGAAACTTTGTCGATTTGGAACTGTACGCAGAAATCGATCCGGTGCTCGCCTGGCTGCGCTCGCTGAACGGCCATTTGTCCACGGCAACTATCGCAGATTTTCAAACAAAGCACGAAAGGTCCCGCCGCCATCACCAGACCCTTAACCTGATTCTGACCTCGGCGATTTTAGTCATTCTGCTGATATCCGCAGCCGTGCTGAACTCGGTTCGAACGCCGGTGGCCATTGCGCGAGAGGCGATGAGGCGAGTGAGCGACGAGGCTGACTTATCGGTGCGCATGCAGGTAGCCAATCACGACGAGTTTGCCGATATTGCCATGGACTTCAATACGATGATGACAACAACGGCAACTCTGATTAATAAAGCAAAAGGCGTTGCAAGCACCCTCACTACAACAGCAAATGAACTCAAGACTACCAGTGAGCAGGCTCTTGAAAAGTCGCATTACACCCGCAACGAGCTTACCCTAGCTGCAAGCACCGCACAGGAGATGAGCGAATCGGTAAACTCGATAGAGCATTTTTGCCGGAGCGCGGCTGAATCCAGTCAGCAGGCCAATGCCCACGCAGCCAAAAATGTCGAGGTTATGAAGGCGTCTACTGCGCAAATTACGACGCTGTCCAACGATATCAATCACTCGGTGGAGTACATCGAGTCTTTACTTGAGCACAACAAGCAAATTGGTGGCATGGTGTTAGTGATTAAAGCGGTTGCGGAGCAGACGAACCTGTTGGCCCTCAACGCTGCAATCGAGGCCGCTCGCGCGGGTGAACAGGGTCGCGGGTTTGCTGTTGTTGCAGACGAAGTACGTGCCCTGGCCAAGCGAACTCAGGAGTCCACTGTCAGCATTGAAGAAATCATTTCTCAAATTCAGGGGACCACCGACGACATCGCCAATCGTATTCACACCAACGCAGCGTTCGCCACCCAATGCGCCGAAACAATCGCCGCCTCCGAACGCGAACTTTCCGAGGTGATGAGCTCCATCGCTGACGTGCTGCAGCAAAACGAAGGTATTGCACAGAACGTGACAGAGCAGGCCGCGCGAACCGAACGGGTCGCGCAGAGCCTTCGCTTGGTGGCAGAATTTGCCGAACAAAGCACAACCAGCTTCGACAATACTGCGCAACTCACCAACTCCGTTTTCGATATGGCAGCTGAGCTGCAAACGGAGATTTCGCACTTTCAGTAG
- the dnaX gene encoding DNA polymerase III subunit gamma/tau, whose product MSYQVLARKWRPANFREMVGQEHVLRALINALDHNRLHHAYLFTGTRGVGKTTIARILAKCLNCDTGVTSTPCGECTSCVEIAEGRFVDLIEVDAASRTKVEDTRELLDNVQYAPTRGRYKIYLIDEVHMLSNHSFNALLKTLEEPPEHVKFLLATTDPQKLPVTILSRCLQFNLKNMSPERIVGHLQNVLEKEAIPSDDAALWSLARAADGSMRDALSLTDQAIAFGSGKVADSDVAAMLGTIDHQLIQRLIEALIESDGARLLNAVAEFAEHAPDFDAALSDLLTILHRIAIAQALPEALDNSFGDRTQILDFAARLTPEDVQLFYQTALIGRRDLPLASDSRSGFEMALLRMLAFRPQGLVDVPANVLPAGEAPASPGSANAPAQENAPAKKSEPESPAPVSVAGESIVAQTEDPAPLLAPDNKNVAPEPLREPVAAPGPTSEDYPPWEEAPGAPVDAESPNVAVASDVTPEAEAAQPAKSAPAKSAAAAIAAQLREQVKEITGAEGFSAPKRPPADSPAQPVAQPQPKQENNQHVVTKVELQHLTPDNWVKVFRTANIRGIMQSTAANVVLLGREENHLLFALDESRASLYDSSHAQRLADLLSDYFSVPVKVDIQLQSLPPELQTPAQIGEREKRERYENALESLAADPVVQTLQSAFGATLNEGSVTFPNE is encoded by the coding sequence ATGAGCTATCAGGTTCTTGCGCGCAAGTGGCGACCCGCTAATTTCCGCGAAATGGTGGGCCAGGAGCACGTTCTGCGTGCGCTGATCAATGCGCTTGATCACAACCGATTGCACCACGCTTACTTGTTTACGGGTACGCGGGGCGTCGGCAAAACCACTATCGCCCGGATTCTCGCGAAATGCCTTAACTGCGATACTGGCGTTACTTCTACGCCGTGTGGTGAATGCACATCTTGCGTTGAAATTGCTGAGGGCCGGTTTGTCGACCTTATCGAGGTGGACGCGGCATCGCGTACGAAAGTTGAAGATACCCGCGAGCTACTCGATAACGTGCAGTACGCACCCACCCGCGGGCGCTACAAAATTTACCTCATCGACGAAGTGCACATGCTCTCCAACCACAGTTTCAACGCATTGTTGAAAACGCTGGAGGAGCCGCCTGAGCATGTGAAATTTCTGTTGGCCACCACCGATCCGCAGAAACTCCCGGTGACTATCCTGTCCCGTTGTTTGCAGTTCAATCTCAAAAATATGAGCCCCGAACGCATAGTGGGTCACCTGCAAAATGTGCTGGAGAAAGAGGCGATTCCCAGTGACGACGCGGCATTGTGGTCGCTGGCTCGCGCTGCGGATGGCAGTATGCGCGATGCGTTGAGCCTCACTGATCAAGCCATCGCCTTTGGCAGCGGTAAAGTGGCCGACAGCGATGTGGCTGCAATGCTGGGCACCATTGATCATCAGCTTATTCAGCGGCTGATCGAAGCCCTGATTGAAAGCGATGGCGCCAGATTGCTTAATGCGGTTGCCGAGTTCGCCGAGCACGCGCCGGACTTCGATGCCGCACTCAGCGATTTGCTAACGATACTGCACCGCATCGCCATTGCCCAGGCACTCCCTGAAGCGCTCGACAACAGCTTCGGTGATCGCACTCAGATACTCGATTTTGCCGCGCGCCTCACGCCAGAAGATGTGCAATTGTTTTATCAGACAGCGTTGATTGGTCGCCGTGATCTGCCTCTGGCTTCCGACAGTCGAAGCGGCTTTGAAATGGCGTTGTTGCGCATGCTGGCGTTCCGTCCGCAGGGTTTGGTCGATGTTCCGGCTAATGTGCTGCCTGCGGGAGAAGCACCAGCATCGCCGGGTTCCGCGAACGCGCCCGCACAGGAGAATGCCCCGGCAAAAAAGTCTGAACCTGAGTCGCCCGCGCCTGTATCGGTGGCAGGCGAGTCAATCGTTGCGCAGACTGAAGATCCAGCCCCTTTGCTGGCACCAGACAACAAAAATGTCGCACCCGAACCTTTGCGCGAACCGGTAGCTGCGCCTGGGCCGACGTCAGAGGATTACCCTCCCTGGGAAGAAGCGCCCGGCGCACCGGTTGACGCCGAGAGCCCGAATGTCGCTGTTGCCAGCGACGTAACGCCTGAGGCTGAAGCCGCGCAGCCCGCGAAGTCCGCGCCAGCCAAATCAGCTGCTGCCGCCATTGCAGCGCAACTGCGTGAACAAGTTAAAGAGATTACTGGGGCGGAGGGGTTTTCGGCACCGAAACGGCCGCCCGCAGATTCTCCCGCCCAGCCGGTGGCTCAGCCACAACCAAAGCAGGAAAATAACCAGCATGTCGTTACGAAGGTTGAACTTCAGCATCTGACCCCCGATAACTGGGTAAAGGTATTCCGTACCGCGAATATCCGCGGCATCATGCAGAGCACGGCTGCGAACGTGGTATTGCTCGGACGAGAAGAAAACCATCTGCTGTTTGCGTTGGATGAATCCCGCGCGAGTTTATACGACAGCTCGCATGCGCAACGCCTGGCAGATCTGCTGTCGGATTATTTTAGCGTGCCGGTGAAGGTGGATATTCAACTGCAGTCGCTGCCGCCGGAATTACAAACCCCGGCGCAAATTGGCGAACGGGAGAAGCGGGAGCGCTACGAAAATGCGCTGGAATCATTGGCGGCAGATCCCGTTGTACAAACTTTACAATCAGCATTTGGGGCTACCCTTAACGAAGGGTCAGTGACATTTCCCAACGAGTGA
- a CDS encoding YbaB/EbfC family nucleoid-associated protein yields MKGLGDLMKQAQEMQEKMQRMQEDLASQEVQGEAGAGLVSVIMTGRHDVKKVTIDSSLLSEDKEMLEDLLAAAVNDAVRRVEDANKQKMSDLTGGMQMPPGFKMPF; encoded by the coding sequence ATGAAAGGCTTGGGCGATTTGATGAAGCAAGCGCAGGAAATGCAGGAAAAGATGCAGCGCATGCAGGAAGACCTTGCCAGCCAGGAAGTGCAGGGCGAAGCTGGCGCGGGTTTGGTGTCCGTTATTATGACGGGCCGGCACGATGTAAAAAAAGTGACTATTGATTCGAGTCTGCTGAGCGAAGATAAAGAAATGCTCGAGGATTTGCTGGCGGCGGCGGTGAACGATGCCGTGCGTCGCGTCGAAGATGCCAACAAGCAAAAAATGTCGGATTTGACCGGCGGCATGCAAATGCCCCCGGGCTTCAAAATGCCGTTTTAG